The Leptodactylus fuscus isolate aLepFus1 chromosome 5, aLepFus1.hap2, whole genome shotgun sequence genome segment AAATTCCAGTATTTGCCAATTACCCTCAATATATATCAatgttaagaatagagatgagcaaacagtgaaatgttcgaagttcgatttgagtagccactcaatacttgactgttcgatcgaatatcgaaccccattataatctatggggaacaaatactcgtttagggggaaaccactattcgactcaggagggtcaccaagtccactatgacaccccagaaaatgatgccaacaccctggaatgcaactgggacagcaggggaagcatgtctggggagaTCTAACtttcccaagtcactgtattacgtcgggatctctgtcagcttgcaatatgcgggagtttactttttcccataggaatgcattgaccagcgttgattggccgaatgccatacagagtacagcattcggccaatcaacgctgattctgacgGAGGCTCATctgagaggaggcggagtctaaattggaccagaatggagactgctgtggaccgatcttagactccgcctcctccagcagaatcagcgttgattggccgaatgctgtactctgtatggcattcggccaatcaacgctggtcaatgcattcctatgctgagatgtagcagtgatgGCCGTGCGaagatatccaatcgaacatgtactcgatcgaacgctgttcgctcatctctagttaagaacaCAAAGAGGAGAAATAGTTCTCAATAGGATGCAGAGGTTAAGGCCTACCATTGCAGATACGCAGTGCTTTGGACTGCTGCAGAAacgcaacagaaaaaaaatgttttgttttacagtactagcaaagtaAATGAAATTTTGGTTGCTCTCATCTACGGATTGCAGGAAAAACAATCCTTGGAAAAACACATCATGTTAATTTTATCTGCAGAATCGCagtattttccctatagatttagtaTGGGAAGGGAAAAAGCAGAGAAAACGCAGCAGataaaaaatgcaatgcgttttcactgtattttttccactgtttgttgctatgtggggccttagcctgaagcagGATGGCAAAAAAATAAGCCTCCTGCTTATTTCAGGGCTGATGAGCAAGTGAAAGCCATGACAGAAGGCCagagaatgaagaggaatctTAGCAAAAAGTATGcttgaatttctcttcattttatgTCATCTGAATGAGCCCTGAATCCTGTGTTTTGGAGTATTATATATAGCTCATTTACATGGCTCTCAATAAATCTGGCAAATCTCATAGCCAGCACCAATATTTAACAaaatttctggcataaattatagGAAATCAATTAGGCCTTGGAGGCTCTTCCCCCTCTTACTACATTCTGCCAACAGACAGTAAACAGGCATTTATAGATCTAAGGAGCTATAACACTTCTGGATCACCAATGCCTTTGCAAATAGTTGAGTGCTAGGTgttggcaggggtgaacctaactttttcgccgcccgaggcggacaacagaaagccgcccccccctcccacccaggaggagggggcggagcgaagggggcatggcggagtggcgttagcaggcagagagcaggcagggagaggaccttctctctgcctcagcgctgcgtccacagggcctccccaatccaccgctcggtgacagtgacgctaagccagtccaggactggcttaggtaagcaaaaatgccgccctccccggggccctggcatagagctgcctgaagcggttgcttcaggtcgcctcatgggatgtgcggcgctgggtgttggacccctgcagatttGATATTAATCACAAGCTTTAATATTATCACAAAGATAGCTCATGTAAAGGACAGTCATTGAATAACTTTTTAAACATTGTTAAATGGGTAGGCCCAAGTACCTGTTCCTATATCCGAATGGAGCAGCAAACCGCGTATGTGCACTGCCATTCTATTCACTGTCTGTGGTCGGAGCTCAGTTATCCCAAGCGGTGCCATACAGAATGAATGCAGTGGCAGTTCACATGCTCAGCCTGTATCTCCATTTGGATGGGGGAATGGGACCCCTGTTTTCATGATAAGTGGAGATCCCAGGAGTCCTAACCCCTACCGAATGAATGCCAATCCCATGGATAAGGAATAACAGTAAAATTTGGGCTGACCGCTTTaagtattaaaggagttttctggtctCAAAATCATTTTTGATACTGGTGACTACCAGATTTACAGAAGTGGGTGGGGAGCGGTAGCATCTttgctcttattcaagtaatagcagcagagctgcagttccccagcaccaccactatataatatacgttTTGCAATTATTGTTATTACATTGAAAAATATAGATCACACCATATACACCTGCAACAAAGaacatcaccagaacccagtcttacagatatataggttagggttacctgaatcaaacatTGTGTTACCCTCTGTCACCCAGATTTAGCCTTTTAGCGCAACAAGGGCATTACCATTTATCTCTTTGGAGAAATGACCCAAAGAGATCATTTGCACATTGATAAAAGCAGGgacatctcagcaacagaggcgccAATTCACAAGGACAACAACCTGTTGGATTCAggagaccttaacctatctatctgcggggctgtgtTAATATGCTGGCTTTTGGTGACAGCTTCCCTTTAAAGATTAGTTTTAGCATTTGACCATGCATGCACAAAACGTTGGTGAGGCAGCACAGAGGATTAAAGCAGAAGAAAAACATAATGAaaaattgtttatttattatcAGGTTGTAGAGTTACAGAATTCTGTGAAAAGCGAACTATAAAAATAGCACTGAATTTGTAAAGATGTAAAATATGAGTGTACATCAGTGGCAGTCATATGGTGGTGTAAAGATGAGCATTGTCTAATACACCTAGCGCACTGCACCACATGTATCTCGCCATAGATTCGGAGCAATTTGCACAATTTTTGCCCCATTTCTCCCCCACTATCTTTCACAAGTCTAAGGTTATGTTTGCATTGTGGACACCTGTCTGAGCCCTAACTCACCTGcctgtgtctgctgtataaacacATCCGCGGGTAGAGTGATGGGATGTTCAGGCTCTTGCATACAACAGCCATCTTCTGTTCAGGATGTAGCAGATGCATCACTTGTGCAGCACCAGATCTTTGAGAAATGACTTGTATGGAAGAAAAAGAGGAACAGATGAACTGCAAGCAGCCAAACATTTATCTCTACTTCCTTTCCTAAAACAGTACAGGGAAGGTCAAACAACACAAGTGCTGCTCAGAGATATTCCCCAGAACAAAGACTCTTGGCAATGGTCATAGTAGTTTACTTGTCTTCAACAACTTTAAGGAAACATCAGCCTGCCTTAACTGAACACAAACTGTCTTCACGAGATATGAGAACTGGAGGAAATTCTCATTTAGGTCTGAACGTAATCTGACGAATGATATACAGACGCCTCACTAAATATACATCTACATTGTGGAGTGGATTTTGTAGTACACAGCCTGGATTaaagtgctcatataataaaagCAAAAGGCTCTTTTGGTTTCCAGGTAGTGTGATGGAAAGTTTACGGATGATTCCTCAAGACAGAGTCTAACCATATGACTTATGAGCACATGTGGATATCCTAGTGGGGAGTCCCACACTTGAGACACCAGTCTATGAGCCAGAACAGATGGTACTATGTAAAGGTGATTCCATTTTAAGTGCCCCTtaaatttggaccaatttcctaAGCTGGTGTTATAAGAATTTTAGTTTTGCTTGGGttctacaatatacagtacatttccTGTTGTTAACTTTCAATGCATTTGAGTGTATCTCCAGTTTAAGTAAATCCGCCATATTAActcatatataacatataagaCATAAGCAGCCTTTTTCCACGTTAGCTCAACTTCAATGAACTCTTCGTGTCACAAACAGCATCCAAAATATGTTCAAGCTGCTGGATAGTAACACCGACTACAGCCACGGGGCTACGCATGTGGACTAACTTTGACTGTTTCATATCATTACATttagtctgtctgtctgtctcataGCTACAGTATACAGAATTTCTTAGCTATTCCATGGCAGGCAATTGTGTTATGGGTAGTATATACCCTACTCACCTGGGGAATTTTGGTTTGTGCAGTAGAAAATAATAAGATATAGGCCTCATATAGATACTGCATGTGCTGCCAAATGTTACCTcagctcgctctctctctctctataattAGAATTCCAGTAATATATATGAATCCCACAGAAAAGAAACCCAGTATGCCTCTGGGAGGTTACAGTAttggcagcgctgcacctctaatgaggcgacttcctcaggcggcgctatgccggggggcggcctttttactgacctaagccagtccaggacaagctgcgtgtgaactgtcctggactggcttagcgttatggcagcccggcaggggaagcgagcggtggcttGGGTCgggcctgtggacgcagcgctgctttaactctcacctattagcagcagcactgctccagcaacCGCCCCTCATccctagcagagagcaggtcgtctccctgtctgctctctgcatgctaacgccgccccctcctccccacacgctgggtgacgtggccacgtaatcaggcccgcacccgacgtgtgcctgtgctcctacgcggtctcacaagaccgttGCGCAGGCTGAAGATCAGACAGCAGTAAGTACGCTGTAGTGCTTACTGTAGTGCTCCTGTTAACCCCCaaatgcaagaattgcaagtgggtggaaagaagaaaaacagtcctcaagcccaaggaggggccagacagacattcaaaagcccccctcccccttacccagcaccccaaaccccccagcactccaaccctccccccttgtattaataatgcccctaacagcccttatataaatactgcatatcattaatacaaggaGGGGGTTTATATAGGGActtttaggggcattattaatataagggggatattattaatatggggcactatttaaagaggacctttcatgagttggggcacatgcgtttttatataccgctggaaagccgacagtgcactgaattcagcacaccgtcggctttcccattctgtgcccccagtgaagagctatcgatcccggtaccgtagctcttcacagtcaaaagggcatttctcacagtcagtcaggaacatccttcttcacagcagagcctatagcgctgtactgtgagagtggggaggaacgcccccttcccctCATGATAATGCTcgcccatagacaagtactgggggggcgttcctccacgttcccacagtacagcgctataggcgctgctgtgaggaaggacgttcctgactgactgtgagaaatgcccttttgacggtgaagagctacggtaccggcaccaatagctcttcactgggggcacagaacgggaaagccgacagtgcgctgaattcagtgcactgtcggctttccagcggtatatacagttagggtcagaaatatttggacagtgacacaagttttgttattttagctgtttacttaaacatgttcagaaatacaattatatatatataatatgggctgaaagtgcacactcccagctgcaatatgagagtttccacatccaaatcggagaaagggtttaggaatcatagctctgtaatgcatagcctcctctttttcaagggaccaaaagtaattggacaatggactctaagggctgcaattaactctgaaggcgtctccctcgtaaacctgtaatcaatgaagtagttaaaaggtctggggttgattccaggtgtgtggttttgcatttggaagctgttgctgtgaccagacaacatgcgctcaaaggaactctcaattgaggtgaagcagaacatcctgaggctgaaaaaaaagaaaaaatccatcagagagatagcagacatgcttggagtagcaaaatcaacagtcgggtacattctaagaaaaaaggaattgactggtgagcttgggaactcaaaaaggcctgggcgtccacggatgacaacagtggtggatgatcaccgcatactttctttggtcaagaagaacccgttcacaacatcaactgaagtccagaacactctcagtgaagtaggtgtatctgtctctaagtcaacagtaaagagaagactccatgaaagtaaatacaaagggttcacatctagatgcaaaccattcatcaattccaaaaatagacaggccagagataaatttgctgaaaaacacctcaagaagccagctcagttctggaaaagtattctatggacagatgagacaaagatcaacctgtaccagaaagatgggaagaaaaaagtttggagaagaaagggaacggcacatgatccaaggcacaccacatcctctgtaaaacatggtggaggcaacgtgatggcatgggcatgcatggctttcaatggcactgggtcacttgtgtttattgctggcataacagcagacaagagtagccggatgaattctgaagtgtaccgggatatactttcagcccagattcagccaaatgctgccaagttgatcggacggcgcttcatagtacagatggacaatgaccccaagcatacagccaaagctacccaggagttcatgagtgcaaaaaagtggaacattctgcaatggccaagtcaatcaccagatcttaacccaattgagcatgcatttcacttgctcaaatccagacttaaggcggaaagacccacaaacaagcaagacctgaaggctgcggctgtaaaggcctggcaaagcattaagaaggaggaaacccagcgtttggtgatgtccatgggttccagacttaaggcagtgattgcctccaaaggattcgcaacaaaatattgaaaataaaaatattttgtttgggttatgtttatttgtccaattacttttgagctcctaaaatgtggagtgtttgtaaagaaatgtgtacaattcctacattttctatcagatatttttgttcaacccttcaaattaaacgttacaatctgcacttgaattctgttgtagaggtttcatttcaaaaccaatgtggtggcatgcagagcccaactcgcgaaaattgtgtcactgtccaaatatttctggccctaactgtaaaacCGAATGTGCCCCaactaatgaaaggtcctctttaaggggttttgtgtaggtgaggacaataatGGTCAGGTGcccggagaagtgaggagtcaaagatgtctgtgttgcaaactttacagagacaaatcacatgctgaaagaagtggtcatggcgatccagagggaagagacgggaaatgtgagcgattagtcagggacgtctccggtaagtcaccacaaaatgttactcaCTACTGtaccactgtattcactgtaatgttaccgctagcagccTCCCCCTTGCCCGGTATTCAGTCCGGCGGAGGGGGCGCCTTTCTgtcatctgcctcaggcagcagaaaggctaggttcaccactgagtaTTGGCCCATCCATGTCACTCTTAATCCTGTAACTCTCGGTTCACAAGTATAATGTCAGAATAACATATCTTCTTCCAATATTTCTTTGACACTTATTAGGCATGACATTCGTAGAGGAGTGTCAAGATATAAATGTGTGTAAAGTCCATATTTTTATACCATTCAGATTCTACTTGACAAACAGACATGGTAGCTGCCATGGCTAGATATCAGTAGCCACCACCTGAAAATAaaacaattaccgtatttttcggactataagacgcactttctttccccaaaatttttggggaaaagaagggtgcgtcttatagtctgaaggtggcgcctggcatccgctgtaatagagaggcggaagccggcaagtgatagacgccattacaggtgccggggcctgagacatcgctgcgctcctctgccctacatgaagccagcagcggcaggggctcctccgtccccccgctgctggcttcatgaagggcagaggatcgtagcgatgtctcaggccccggcgtctatccctccccggcatccgcctctctagtacagcggatgccgggtcagtatcggtggccccttctctcccggggccggtccccaccggccctgtacctgtaaagttgcaggccggctcctgcgcggcgatatcgcagaagccgacctgtccgggtgacagccgggagcctaatgaggctccccggcctgtcactgctgtattagtattgcggctggtctctatgataataataatactattaataatagtattattattacattaataCAGTAGTACAGTAGTTATACAATaactaatactaatatacagaatgtcccatagacggcaatacagttgtattgccgtctatgggacttgcgatcaagtgaccgcaggttcaagcccccgggggggaataaaatagtaaaaaaagaaaaaaaaaaaaaaaaggtttaaaaatatgaaataaataaaagttctaaatcacctcctgttttttttttttttcaatacagggtgatctaagcaatagatatcccccaaaatggtataactaaaaagtacagctgaccctgcaaaaaaaaaaaacgctctatgcatccccgtacagctgcagggtcacctgtcaatgtggccttgcagctgttgcaaaactacaactcccatatattaaatattttaccagtttttgcttcaaaatttttttccctattttcctcctctaaaacctaggtgcgtcttatagtccgaaaaatacggtaaaactGCTGAACATCCATGGACTAGACAAGAGATAGAGGTCTATATATAGGTACAGAAGAGGGACCAGGTAAAAAAGAAGCGGATGTAGACAGCAACAGTGTCTGCTGCAGCTaataatacatattttttttatgtcactTTCTATGAAGTCCAATATGATGGGGCTGCTGCTGCTTCTCATAGAGTGAAAGAGCTAGGGAGCAGAATCTCCTTTTCGCTCAATGGGCTCTCCATAGGAGACCATAGTACCTAGTCTCCATCCACATGCTCAGTTACAATAGCGCCTGCAGAAGAGAATCTGCTAAAAATGCAGAATATGAGaaatataatggccagaaataggaTTAGGCTCACACACAGCAGTTTATCCTGAATTTAGGTATTGTTAGAAATGTTGTTAAAAATGCTTTTAATGAACTCGCGTGTAAGCACTAACACATTGTAGGGTACCAGCTGTGGTGGTATCAGCTACTGACGGATTCACATGCTATACACCCACTGCCAATACTGAACAAACACAGCACTACATTCTCACATAGACCATTTACAGGCCAACCATTAAGTTCATGCCTATTCCTAAATTAGCCACAGCCGTACAGAGGGTGAAAAGGGATACTCTGCCCTTTTCTGCAGCTGGTAATATTACATTTTCACAATTCTCCATTGATCTATTAAATGGGGGGATTCCATTCCAAAAGAAGTCTAAAGAACAAGCAAACAAACAGCAGATATCAGCCAGGTCTGTGTGCCGAGTGTGAGAACAGAGCCGCTGTGCACCGTGTTCCCAGTCTGCAAACACAGTCCCTGCATGTGGAGTCAGGGACACAAAACAAGAGGCACAGAACAGAAGGCGAAAGGGACAAGCTGGGCCTTTGTTAACATTGTACTCAGCACCTTTAGAAATCTAACTGTACATTGGATTGGGCCCAGCCCCACTGGAGACACTCAGAGTAGGTGCAGCCTGTGCCCCACTGACACTGGGGATAGTCCCTGAGGTTTGTTAAGGCTGCAGCTGCATTTGCTATTCCTCGCCACACAATGCTTGGCTCAAATAGACTGGTAAGTTCTCCAACAGACAAACACATAGATCAACACTATGTGATCACACTGCCTGGGTGCGTCTATGTCTTCTAGACAGACAAAGGGCATAAGATGTGCTTGTATGATATGGGTACTCCGTGGGCACAAACTGTTTATATGCATTGGGCAGCCAGTGGGCATGAGAATGGTTTCTGAGGTTTTTTGTTTGTCCCTTGCCGTAGTCATATGCTGTTAACCAAACGTGAAAATTAGTGTGACATTGAGGATATCTGCATGTCGTAACGTATGTTACATTTCTAGCCTTGTGTATGAACAGATGCTGTGGAGCACTTGATAGATGCGTTGTATGTTAGCAGTGGCAATGAGTTGTGCTTTAGCTATATGTGGGACTTTCTGCATACATTTGAAACATTCATTTCCAAGTCTGTTTTTCCTATTGGAAATAGTCTATATTTCTGAATACAATCAACTAAGAAGATATGTCCATTATAGGTGGTTAACTAATGTGTAGTCTGTAATATATGTTATACATCCCTTCTTATATCATATACCCCACAGCAGAATGTAATGTATACACGTCGTTATAggatataataaatataacacAATGTATAATCGGACGTATAAGACGTATGAGGTATTCAACTGCACTTTATAGTACACATAGTACATATGAGAGTATCTTGTAAGCATATATCTGACTGTAGCATGTACTATAGATTATACATCTGATAGCAGCCTGTAATACATATATACGCATCtgattatacatacagtatacacatgctATTGAATTATCATATTATGTGAGGCTGTAACATTGTGTCTCTAAATAATCAATAATGCATCCAACTATAGtcttaataaataaatccatgcgTACAATGTATAACCTGTATTGCTTACGTGTTCTTAGCCTCTAATATATATGGTAGATTTGAGTTTAGGATGTAACAGCTTAAAAAACATCATTATAGTATGTAATACATAATGCACTGTCAAGTATAACCTATAATACAACAAACCAGAAATTCAGAAATATATGTAtttgtaacataaaaaaacaaaaaacttgatagtagCCTCTAATGCCAATAATATTACGACCAAATTGTTACCTGTAATTCCAAGAGGACACATGTAATGCCTACAACATATCCAATGCAGCATGTAACTAAATATAATACAActtattgtttcatttttttaggTTTGTGTAAAGATATTCTATATAAACTTCCTGCTAGTCACTATATTATAACAGAGTATAGAGCTAATTATTTGCACAcagctgtatacagcttctggctctgtacactgtagaggTGGCTTTGGCAAACAGTAGCTCGTCACATGAATAGGAGCAGTATACCTTGTATGTGGTTTCTGGCAGCCAAAATCAGTGCGGGGTCCAGGGgttagaccccactgatctgataccaATAACTTATACTGTGTCACTTGTATCCATTACCCATAGGTTTCaggtaacccctttaaaccttACATCCACTGGAAGTCATTCTTCACTCCTAGTATGTTCAAGCAGTCATATGGAAGTACTCAGACAGCAGCGAGTCTGACAAGACTAAGAAATGCTGTGTGTTGTGTTTTTCAGCTGTTCATATCTGGAGGATGTTTATAGGAAAATGTCACTTGTTAGTGTATCGTACCTGGAGTCTGTCCTTTTTCCTGCCCAGTCATATTCATTTACACCTGAGTGCAGGAAAGGATAAAAATTGGACCATGACCCCCTTGTCAGCTCCAAATCTGGTGTATCAGGAGTGTTTGGATGGAAATTCAACTTTTCTTCGCACTAAACTAATGACTTGAACATAGAATGGTTTTAAAAACTTAGGAAAAATTTTACCATGAAAAATTAACCTTAAAGTGTTAAAGTGGAAGAAAACCCTTTGATCAATAAATGAATTATCCATTATATTCGTTATTAATTCGTGTGAACCAATAGTAGGTCATCTAGCGCAGCTAAATAATATCATATAAactacctggactgtggagtcggAGTCATGGATTTGGGTCGGGAGCAATTTTAGCTGGAGTTGGAAAaagttactgattctggctccaaaaaattagtaattatttttaattacaagatacaattattaatattgtatatagtttattacatatttactttcataagaaTTAAAGCTATCTTTTTATGAATTCTAACGGCTTCTGATAGATCATGACAGTCAGCCATTTGTGAAGGAGTCAGAGCAGGAGGCGGAGTCCAGCTATGGCCTACCGGCTCCACAGCCCTGTATTATATAAAATGTGGCCTTCCACTTTATACCAtatagttttttggtttttaagCAGTCCTTATTTAAAATTTTGTGCTAATTAATTTCTTAATATATAAAGGATATAGTGATGCTGGGGCTCAGAGGTACAATACTATTATTTGTATTATAAATGAAGCAATTCAATTACTATGGCCCAAAACCCTTCACTATAAAAGTTTTACATAATCTGCTTTGTTAGGGTAAAATGGACTGATGCTCATAGAGGTGTCAGATTGCagctttacatagaagtctatggagaagaagCAAACAGAGATGAGACCAGAAGTGGCTTATTTACATTAATTTGCTTCAGAGATCTTCTACAATATCCTAGAGAGAGAAAGACAGAACGaaaagagcagattctcctctactttctgtgtgcagtCTATAGGAGTCATCACAGATAGCTAATCTTCACTCATCATCTCAGCAAGAACTGACAACTAGAGACTGCAGATAAACAAAACAgcattaaatataaaatataattcatATAATGGACAGAAATAGTTCTTCTTTATGCAAAGTCTGCAGATAGATTAAGTAAGCTTTAGCAGTCTAGTAAAGCCAAATATGTTAACATGTGAATACTGGAAAATGTTGTATCATTTACTGATGAACGTTTGTCTACCTTCATAGCTGCTTTTGTATGCCAGTTCTCTCCTCCTTGTCCATGTCCTCAGCTCAGACACACCAAAGTCTTCTAAAAACAGGAAAAAAGCCAAAGGAAAGGAAAACCCTCAAGACAAAGGCCGTGGGAAGACATCTCCAGACCCTGTGCTGGGAGTAAATTCTTTTGCTCCTTCACAGAGTTTCAGTTTAGTGGAGGAATATGAACAAAGTTTAATGGAGATGGTGCACCAGCTACACAATGGCTCCGAATCTTCTGGTGGAAAATGTGAAGTGAACTTGAGGCTTTGGCTTTCTAATAGAAGAAGTTTATCTCCTTGGGCTTACAGGTAATGTTTCCCATTACTAACCAATATGTTGCCACAAATGCCAATGACGCAAAATGAGTAAAagtgtaatacactgctcaaaaaaataaagagaacactcAAAAAACTCATCCTAGATCTCAATGAATgacatattctcattgaatactttgttctgtacaaagttgaatgcgatgacaacaaaatcacacaaaaatcatcaatggaaatcacatttattaaccaatagaggcctggatttggagtcacccccaaatcAAAGTGGAATAAC includes the following:
- the IL17B gene encoding interleukin-17B, translating into MLGSNRLLLLYASSLLLVHVLSSDTPKSSKNRKKAKGKENPQDKGRGKTSPDPVLGVNSFAPSQSFSLVEEYEQSLMEMVHQLHNGSESSGGKCEVNLRLWLSNRRSLSPWAYSINHDENRIPVDIPEARCLCSGCINPFTMQEDLSMSSIPIYSKIPVRRRFCETSSPGLRGRRRKKCHKEYTAVMENIAVGCTCIF